In Chitinophagales bacterium, the sequence TAAGGTTGTTATAGTTTGTATGTCATTTTCTACATAGCTGTAATCTTTATTTTTTAAAGCAGCTATGTTTATTACCATATCTATTTCATCTGCTCCTTCATCTATGGCTTTGCGTGTTTCCTCTACTTTGGCTGGCGTAGTAGAATATCCCAAAGGGAAACCAACTACTGTAACTACCAAACAATCAGATTTTTCTAACAAAGTAGTTGCTTTTTTTACAAAATAAGGAGGCACGCACACTCCGGCAAAATTATTTTCTTTAGCTTCTTGGCAAATCCTCTCTACATCTTCATTGCCGGTATCTGCTTTTAGTACCGTATGTTCTATTTTACTTACTATATCCATTTATAGTTGTTTTTAAGGTTCTATTTTTATTATTGCCCGTGGCACTGTTTATATTTTTTCCCACTTCCACATGGACAAGGGTCATTTCTACCCACTTTTGGCTCTGTTCTTACTGGCTCGGCTTTTCTTTGTTCTCTTTCTTGGTTTTCCTCATCGTCAGAACGGGAAGTTTTCATTTTATCTAAATTAGTTCTTTCCACCGCCTGATTTGTTTTTACATTTTCGGCTTTTTGCTCCGGCAAAGAACCTTTAAATAAAAACTGTACTACATCTCTATTTATTTCAGATGCCAAACCTTTAAACAATTCAAAAGCTTCTAATTTATATATTAATAACGGATCTTTTTGCTCTAAAGATGCATTTTGTACTTCCTTTTTCAAATCGTCCATTTGGCGTAAGTGGTGTTTCCACGCTTCATCTATCATGGCTAAAGAAACACTTTTTTCAAATTCTACTATTAGCTGTTTTCCTTTGTTTTTAATATTTTTTTCTAAAGGAACTAATACATTTAGCTGTTTTTTGCCATCGGTAAATGGCACTACTATGTTTTTAACGGTTTCGCCTCTATTTTTATGTATTTGCTCAAATATAGGAAGTGTATTTTTGGCTATTCGTTCTGTTTTTTCTTTGTAAACCTTACGAGCTTCTATATAAAGCATTTTAGCTACTTCATTTTGGCTCTTTTTTAAGAAATCTTCTCTACTTATTTGAGTATCTAAAGAAAAGAAGATGATAGCATTTAATTTAAAATTGTCATAATCTTCTTGTGGTCTGTTTAGTGCTACTATTTCTTCGCATAAATTATAGATAGCATCCATAATATCTAAGGACAATCTATCGCCAAACAAAGCATTTTTTCTTCTTTTGTAGATTACTTCACGTTGCATATTCATTACATCATCGTATTCAAGCAAACGTTTTCTTATACCAAAGTTGTTTTCTTCTACTTTCTTTTGGGCGGTTTCTACGTTTTTAGTAATCATAGAGTGCTGAATTACTTCGCCTTCTTTAAAACCTAATCTATCCATCCATTTAGCCATATTTTCCGAGCCAAATAAACGCATTAGTTTATCTTCTAAAGAAATGAAAAACTGCGAAGAGCCCGGGTCTCCTTGACGACCGGCACGACCACGCAACTGGCGGTCAATTCGTCTTGAATCGTGGCGTTCTGAACCCACTATTGCTAAACCTCCTGCGGCTACTACTTCTGGCGAAAGCTTAATATCCGTTCCCCTTCCTGCCATGTTGGTAGCTATGGTAACAGCTCCTGCTCTACCTGCTTCTGCCACTATATCTGCTTCTCGCTGATGCTGTTTAGCATTTAAAACTTGATGTTTTATACCTTTCATTTGTAGCAAACGGCTTATTAACTCAGAAACTTCTACACTTGTAGTACCCACTAACACAGGGCGTCCTTGCTCTGTAAGTTTTTGAATTTCATCGGCAATACCGTTAAATTTCTCTCTGGTAGTTCTGTATATTAAGTCATTTTGGTCATCACGCTGTATAGGTTTATTGGTAGGAATAACCACCACGTCTAATTTATATATATCCCAAAACTCTTGACTTTCTGTTTCGGCAGTACCTGTCA encodes:
- the deoC gene encoding deoxyribose-phosphate aldolase gives rise to the protein MDIVSKIEHTVLKADTGNEDVERICQEAKENNFAGVCVPPYFVKKATTLLEKSDCLVVTVVGFPLGYSTTPAKVEETRKAIDEGADEIDMVINIAALKNKDYSYVENDIQTITTLAHLRSKKVKVIIETALLTQDEKLKACEICAKIGVDFVKTSTGFASSGAKVEDIELLRKNLPEHIKLKASGGIKTKEQAEALVEAGADRLGASSSLNLI